In the Enterobacter cloacae subsp. cloacae ATCC 13047 genome, CGTCACTACGGCAGGGTAAGTTCCTCTTTTGCATACCCTTTCAATTTGCTATCCTGTCCTTGTTGTCTGTGTGGTTATTGGCAACGCAAAATACAATAAGGAGAGAAGCAATGTCGTTCGAATTACCTGCACTACCGTATGCAAAAGACGCCCTGGCACCGCACATTTCTGCGGAAACCCTGGAATATCATTACGGCAAACATCACCAGACCTATGTCACCAACCTGAACAACCTGATCAAGGGCACCGATTTTGAAGGCAAAACGCTGGAAGAGATCGTCCGCAGTTCAGACGGTGGCGTATTCAACAACGCTGCTCAGGTGTGGAACCACACCTTCTACTGGCACTGCCTGGCACCAAATGCTGGCGGCGAGCCGACCGGCGAACTGGCTACTGCGATTAACGCCGCCTTTGGCAGCTTTGCGGAGTTCAAAGCGAAATTTACCGATGCCGCAATCAAAAACTTCGGTTCTGGCTGGACATGGCTGGTAAAAGAGGCCGATGGCAAACTGGCTATCGTCTCCACGTCTAACGCGGGTACACCACTGACCACCAGCGCGACTCCGCTGATGACCGTGGATGTCTGGGAACACGCGTACTACATTGATTACCGTAACGCGCGTCCTAACTACCTGGAGCACTTCTGGGCACTGGTTAACTGGGACTTTGTGGCGAAGAACTTCGCCGCGTAAGAGAGACGCAGAAGGGTTTCCCCTTCTGCGTTTTTTTATTCGGCAGCACAGGCCGCTTCAGGCTGTTTACGACCCGACATCATCACTAACAGCAGGCCAAGCGCGGCAATAATGGCCCCCATCACCGGCACAAAGCTGTATCCCAGACCACCCGAAATCACAGTACCGCCCGCTGCAGCACCGAGCGCATTGCCCAGATTGAACGCGCCAATATTCACCGACGATGAAAGACCCGGCGCCTCATGCGCGACGCGCATTACGCGCATCTGCAGCGGCGGAACCACGGCAAAGGTGGCCGCACCCCAGACGACCATCGCAATGGCCGCGCCATACTCATTACGCGCCAGCCAGGGAATGGCAATCATGATGACAATCAGCAGGGTCAGAAAACCCTTCAGCGTTCCGCTTACGGAGCGGTCAGCAAATTTCCCACCCAGATAGTTACCAATCGAGAAGCCCACGCCAATCAGCACCAGCATCGCGGTGATAAAGATCGGCGTCGCGTGAGTGATGTCATGCAGCACCGGCGAAATATAGGTGTAAAGGGTAAACATCGCCCCGGCACCCAGCACGGTGGTGAGCAGCGCCGAGAGCACCTGCGGGCGCATCAGTACCGACAGCTCTTTACGAACTTCAGGACGCTCACCAGCGCTG is a window encoding:
- the sodB gene encoding superoxide dismutase [Fe] — encoded protein: MSFELPALPYAKDALAPHISAETLEYHYGKHHQTYVTNLNNLIKGTDFEGKTLEEIVRSSDGGVFNNAAQVWNHTFYWHCLAPNAGGEPTGELATAINAAFGSFAEFKAKFTDAAIKNFGSGWTWLVKEADGKLAIVSTSNAGTPLTTSATPLMTVDVWEHAYYIDYRNARPNYLEHFWALVNWDFVAKNFAA
- a CDS encoding MFS transporter — protein: MKINFPLLALAIGAFGIGTTEFSPMGLLPVIARGVDVSIPAAGMLISAYAIGVMVGAPLMTLLLSHRARRNALIFLMAIFTLGNVLSAISPDYTTLMLSRILTSLNHGAFFGLGSVVAASVVPKHKQASAVATMFMGLTIANIGGVPAATWLGEVIGWRMSFLATAVLGVVAMVALFFSLPKGSAGERPEVRKELSVLMRPQVLSALLTTVLGAGAMFTLYTYISPVLHDITHATPIFITAMLVLIGVGFSIGNYLGGKFADRSVSGTLKGFLTLLIVIMIAIPWLARNEYGAAIAMVVWGAATFAVVPPLQMRVMRVAHEAPGLSSSVNIGAFNLGNALGAAAGGTVISGGLGYSFVPVMGAIIAALGLLLVMMSGRKQPEAACAAE